From one Lolium rigidum isolate FL_2022 chromosome 4, APGP_CSIRO_Lrig_0.1, whole genome shotgun sequence genomic stretch:
- the LOC124648589 gene encoding exosome complex component RRP45B-like — protein sequence MDQRLFPTVTEREFIEHALDSGLRVDGRGPFDFRNLKIAFGREDGSAEVELGETRVMGYVTAQLVQPYKERPNEGTLAIFAEFSPMADPAYEPGRPGKAAIELGRVIDRGLRESRAVDLESMCVVAGKHVWSLRVDLHVLGNGGNLIDAANIAALAALSTFRRLECTVGGDDGQQLTIHDPDVREPLPLTIHHLPIAVTFAYFGDGNIMVVDPTFKEEAVMGGRMTVTVNSNADVCSIQKAGGEGLIPSVVMQCLRIALLKAADITNEIKIKPSILQMSFIKLSQNLSVDISSIFF from the exons ATGGATCAGCGGTTGTTCCCGACTGTAACCGAGCGGGAGTTCATCGAGCACGCCTTGGACTCGGGCCTCCGCGTCGATGGCCGCGGCCCCTTCGACTTCCGGAACCTCAAAATCGCGTTCGGCAG GGAGGATGGCTCGGCGGAGGTGGAGCTCGGCGAAACGCGCGTGATGGGCTATGTTACCGCCCAACTGGTCCAGCCGTACAAGGAGAGGCCTAACGAAGGGACGCTAGCTATATTCGCCGAGTTCTCGCCCATGGCTGATCCTGCCTATGAGCCCGGGCGACCTGGGAAAGCAGCGATTGAGCTGGGTCGTGTCATCGATCGCGGCCTAAG GGAGAGCCGAGCCGTGGATCTGGAGTCCATGTGTGTTGTTGCCGGGAAGCATGTCTGGTCTCTGCGTGTCGACCTTCACGTTCTGGGCAATGGGGG GAATCTAATTGATGCGGCTAACATCGCTGCATTGGCAGCTTTGTCGACATTCCGAAGGCTAGAATGCACTGTTGGTGGGGATGATGGTCAGCAACTTACAATTCATGACCCTGAT GTCAGGGAGCCACTTCCGCTAACAATCCACCACCTCCCCATAGCTGTAACCTTTGCTTACTTTGGTGATGGCAATATCATG GTTGTTGATCCAACATTTAAGGAAGAAGCTGTTATGGGAGGAAGAATGACAGTTACGGTTAACTCGAATGCTGATGTCTGTTCCATTCAGAAAGCTGGTGGAGAGGGTCTCATTCCAAGTGTTGTAATGCAGTGTTTAAGGATTGCTTTACTTAAAGCTGCTGATATAACCAACGAAATAAAAATCAAG CCATCCATACTCCAAATGAGTTTCATTAAGCTCTCGCAGAATCTTTCAGTTGATATAAGCAGCATATTTTTCTAG